A single region of the Triticum dicoccoides isolate Atlit2015 ecotype Zavitan chromosome 2B, WEW_v2.0, whole genome shotgun sequence genome encodes:
- the LOC119366462 gene encoding 4-hydroxy-7-methoxy-3-oxo-3,4-dihydro-2H-1,4-benzoxazin-2-yl glucoside beta-D-glucosidase 1b, chloroplastic produces the protein MALLAAATLNPTTHLSLRSRAGRNSENLWLRSAASSQKSKGRFCNLTIRAGTPSKPAEPIGPVFTKLKPWQIPKRDWFDKDFLFGASTSAYQIEGAWNEDGKGPSTWDHFCHTYPERISDMTNGDVAANSYHLYEEDVKALKDMGMKVYRFSISWSRILPDGTGKVNQAGIDYYNKLINSLIDNDIVPYVTIWHWDTPQALEDKYGGFLNRQIVDDYKQFAEVCFKNFGDRVKNWFTFNEPHTYCCFSYGEGIHAPGRCSPGMDCAVPEGDSLREPYTAGHHILLAHAEAVQLFKARYNMHGDSKIGMAFDVMGYEPYQDSFLDDQARERSIDYNMGWFLEPVVRGDYPFSMRSLIGDRLPMFTKEEQEKLASSCDIMGLNYYTSRFSKHVDMSPDFTPTLNTDDAYASSETTGSDGNDIGPITGTYWIYMYPKGLTDLLLIMKEKYGNPPVFITENGIADVEGDESMPDPLDDWKRLDYLQRHISAVKDAIDQGADVRGHFTWGLIDNFEWSLGYSSRFGLVYIDKNDGNKRKLKKSAKWFSKFNSVPKPLLKTTNNNATMTAASVSV, from the exons ATGGCTCTACTTGCTGCTGCTACCCTGAATCCCACCACCCACCTTAGCCTTAGAAGCCGTGCAGGACGCAACAGTGAGAACCTATGGCTCCGGTCTGCTGCTTCATCACAGAAGAGCAAGGGAAGGTTCTGTAACCTCACCATCAGGGCAGGCACACCGTCAAAGCCAGCAGAGCCCATTGGGCCTGTGTTCACTAAGCTCAAGCCGTGGCAAATCCCTAAAAGGGACTGGTTCGACAAGGACTTCCTATTTGGTGCCTCCACTTCAGCGTACCAG ATTGAAGGTGCTTGGAATGAAGATGGCAAGGGGCCAAGCACTTGGGACCACTTCTGCCACACATATCCTG AGCGCATATCCGACATGACCAATGGGGACGTTGCAGCAAACTCCTACCATCTATATGAA GAGGATGTCAAAGCGCTCAAGGACATGGGCATGAAAGTGTATAGGTTCTCCATCTCTTGGTCGAGAATACTGCCAG ATGGGACGGGAAAAGTAAACCAGGCAGGCATCGACTACTACAATAAGCTGATCAACTCGCTCATAGATAACG ACATAGTTCCATATGTTACAATTTGGCACTGGGACACCCCTCAAGCACTGGAAGACAAGTACGGCGGCTTCTTAAATAGGCAGATTGT agATGATTACAAACAATTCGCCGAGGTGTGCTTTAAGAACTTCGGTGACAGGGTGAAGAACTGGTTCACCTTTAACGAGCCACATACATATTGTTGTTTCTCCTATGGAGAGGGGATTCATGCTCCTGGGAGGTGCTCGCCGGGGATGGATTGTGCCGTCCCAGAAGGAGActcgctcagagagccatacactgCTGGTCACCACATCCTCCTAGCTCATGCTGAGGCTGTTCAGCTGTTCAAAGCTCGTTACAACATG CATGGAGATTCCAAAATAGGAATGGCTTTTGACGTAATGGGTTACGAGCCATACCAAGACTCCTTCCTCGACGACCAGGCCCGGGAACGATCCATTGACTACAACATGGGATGGTTCCTGGAGCCAGTGGTTCGTGGTGACTACCCCTTCTCCATGAGATCACTGATCGGAGATCGTCTACCCATGTTCACCAAGGAGGAGCAAGAGAAACTAGCGTCGTCATGTGACATCATGGGGCTCAACTATTACACCTCCAGATTCTCCAAGCATGTTGACATGTCACCAGACTTTACGCCAACGCTGAACACCGACGACGCTTACGCCAGTTCAGAAA CTACAGGAAGTGATGGGAATGACATCGGTCCTATA ACCGGGACTTATTGGATCTACATGTACCCAAAAGGCCTAACAGACCTCCTTCTGATCATGAAGGAGAAATACGGAAACCCACCCGTCTTCATCACTGAGAACG GAATCGCTGACGTGGAAGGTGACGAAAGCATGCCGGATCCATTGGATGACTGGAAGAGGCTAGACTACCTCCAGCGCCACATCTCAGCCGTCAAGGACGCAATAGA CCAGGGCGCGGACGTGCGGGGCCACTTCACGTGGGGTCTGATCGACAACTTCGAATGGAGCCTCGGCTACAGCTCACGGTTCGGCCTTGTCTACATCGACAAGAATGACGGCAACAAGCGCAAGCTCAAGAAGTCGGCCAAGTGGTTCTCCAAGTTCAACTCCGTCCCAAAACCCTTGCTTAAGACTACCAATAACAACGCAACCATGACAGCTGCTTCCGTTTCTGTATGA